In one window of Deltaproteobacteria bacterium DNA:
- the hflB gene encoding ATP-dependent zinc metalloprotease FtsH, with translation MLNSMNSAGGLSYNEFVDQIKLGNVEEVEISDVFIRGQFKQNSPPTNEQGRKFNLVKVEDENLVPLLAANKVKFKGVIENTWLKDILFAWVIPLGILFLLWSFVLKRFSPGSGIMGIGKSRAKLAAQKDIKVTFKDVAGIDEARGELEELVEFLKTPERFKRLGGKIPRGVLLVGAPGTGKTLLAKALAGEAGVPFYSISGSDFIEMFVGVGASRVRDLFASAKKSAPCIVFIDEIDSIGRARSVGVAGTHEEREQTLNQLLAEMDGFEPNQGVIVVAATNRPEILDPALLRPGRFDRHISIAKPDIKGRHKILEVHTKAVSLDPDVNLEVVAQRTAGFVGADLANIVNEAALLAGRKGKLKVGMQEFEVAIDRVIAGLEMKSKVMTKKEKEITAYHESGHAIVAMNVKHADPVHKVSIIPRGIGALGFTLQLPTEDRNMMTLSELLDRLAVLLGGRIAEKIVFNEISTGAENDLKRATEIAKSMVKDYGMSERMGLVTYERDRRPMFLDPGMQLGSSKDYSEATAREIDLEIKSILDDTEKRVFELLKDKRDQLNALATRLLEKEVVEKDEITQLIYPPRDTIATL, from the coding sequence ATGCTTAACTCGATGAATTCAGCGGGGGGGCTTAGCTATAATGAATTTGTCGATCAAATTAAATTAGGCAATGTAGAAGAAGTAGAAATTTCCGACGTGTTTATCCGTGGGCAGTTTAAACAAAATTCGCCACCCACTAATGAACAAGGGCGCAAATTTAATTTGGTGAAGGTAGAAGATGAAAACTTGGTGCCACTGTTAGCAGCCAACAAAGTTAAGTTTAAAGGCGTGATAGAAAATACCTGGCTCAAAGATATTTTGTTTGCGTGGGTCATTCCTTTGGGGATTTTATTTTTACTGTGGAGCTTTGTGTTGAAGCGGTTCAGCCCGGGCTCAGGTATTATGGGCATTGGCAAAAGCCGGGCCAAACTCGCGGCACAAAAAGATATTAAAGTTACTTTCAAAGATGTGGCTGGGATTGATGAAGCTCGGGGCGAACTCGAAGAGTTGGTAGAATTTTTAAAAACCCCGGAGCGTTTTAAACGTTTGGGTGGAAAAATCCCCCGCGGTGTTTTGTTGGTGGGCGCACCTGGCACCGGTAAAACTTTATTGGCTAAGGCCTTGGCCGGAGAAGCGGGCGTGCCTTTTTATTCGATCAGCGGGAGCGATTTTATCGAAATGTTTGTGGGGGTGGGGGCCAGCCGGGTGCGGGATCTTTTTGCCAGCGCGAAAAAAAGTGCCCCGTGTATTGTATTTATTGATGAGATTGATTCGATTGGTCGGGCGCGTTCGGTGGGGGTTGCCGGCACTCATGAAGAGCGCGAACAAACTTTAAATCAGTTGTTAGCCGAAATGGATGGCTTTGAACCCAATCAAGGGGTGATTGTGGTGGCGGCTACCAACCGGCCAGAAATTTTAGACCCGGCACTGTTAAGGCCCGGGCGTTTTGACCGCCATATTTCCATTGCAAAACCCGACATTAAAGGTCGGCATAAGATATTAGAAGTTCATACCAAGGCGGTGAGCTTGGATCCCGATGTCAACTTGGAAGTAGTCGCCCAACGCACCGCAGGTTTTGTGGGGGCTGATCTGGCTAACATTGTGAACGAAGCGGCGTTACTAGCTGGGCGCAAGGGCAAGTTAAAAGTAGGCATGCAAGAATTTGAGGTGGCCATTGATCGGGTGATCGCAGGCCTTGAAATGAAAAGCAAGGTGATGACGAAAAAAGAAAAAGAGATCACCGCCTATCACGAATCGGGGCATGCCATTGTGGCCATGAATGTGAAACATGCCGACCCGGTGCATAAAGTTTCGATCATTCCTCGTGGGATAGGCGCTCTGGGCTTCACTTTACAGCTACCCACCGAAGATCGCAATATGATGACTTTGTCGGAATTGCTCGACCGCTTGGCCGTGCTTTTGGGCGGGCGCATTGCCGAAAAGATTGTGTTTAACGAAATCTCTACCGGTGCTGAAAATGATTTGAAACGGGCCACTGAGATTGCCAAGAGCATGGTGAAAGATTATGGCATGAGCGAACGGATGGGGCTGGTGACCTATGAGCGCGACCGTCGGCCGATGTTTTTAGACCCCGGCATGCAATTGGGGAGTAGCAAAGATTACAGCGAGGCCACCGCTCGCGAGATCGATTTAGAAATCAAGAGCATCCTAGACGACACCGAAAAACGGGTGTTTGAACTCTTAAAAGATAAGCGCGATCAGCTCAACGCCCTCGCCACACGATTACTTGAAAAAGAAGTGGTCGAAAAAGATGAAATAACGCAACTAATCTACCCGCCCCGCGATACAATCGCAACTCTATAA
- a CDS encoding alpha/beta fold hydrolase, translating into MAIHAMRRFLRKLKRNTENTLLYLKFAAEGNRVERITDFNRMSKPILLLHGLAATRRVFQILENRLRMDGYSIFTLHLGGLADTFNTDPINESARFVAKKVKRLYAKYKIKEKLTIIGHSKGGLIGRCYVKKYGGAKFTQCLITLGTPHNGSPWAFLGYFTLLGLFSKSLLQMTPASKFIKELNHTPWPRGIKIVSIYSKEDPFAIYPSAVLDPKGNPNVHNLEIPDQGHTDFLITKKSYRVIRQALKLKIKK; encoded by the coding sequence ATGGCCATTCATGCTATGAGGCGTTTCTTACGTAAGCTCAAACGCAACACCGAAAATACCCTGCTTTATTTAAAGTTTGCTGCTGAAGGTAACCGCGTTGAACGCATCACCGATTTTAATCGAATGAGCAAACCCATCTTGCTCTTGCACGGGCTGGCCGCTACACGCAGGGTTTTTCAAATTTTGGAAAATCGTTTGCGCATGGACGGCTACAGCATCTTCACGCTGCATCTGGGTGGGCTAGCCGACACATTTAATACCGACCCGATTAACGAATCAGCCCGTTTCGTGGCCAAAAAAGTCAAACGCCTTTATGCCAAATATAAAATCAAAGAAAAACTAACCATCATTGGGCATTCCAAAGGTGGCTTGATTGGTCGTTGTTATGTAAAAAAATATGGTGGGGCTAAATTTACGCAATGTCTTATCACACTGGGCACACCACACAATGGTTCACCTTGGGCGTTCTTGGGTTATTTTACTTTATTAGGTTTGTTTTCAAAAAGCCTTTTACAAATGACCCCGGCTTCAAAATTTATCAAAGAATTAAACCACACCCCTTGGCCACGTGGTATTAAAATTGTTTCGATCTACTCTAAAGAAGACCCTTTCGCCATCTACCCCTCGGCCGTGCTTGACCCCAAAGGCAACCCCAACGTGCATAATCTCGAAATCCCCGACCAAGGCCACACCGATTTTCTCATCACCAAAAAATCCTACCGCGTCATTCGCCAAGCCCTCAAACTGAAAATAAAAAAATAG
- a CDS encoding PIN domain-containing protein — protein MNETRVYIDTSAYFAMLVGERRGVEIKSFLIGKVVCSSILLLLEAERNLVRLSREKKLRPDEYANSMVQLKEDRELFLLKDVSVELCLTNLFPPVQIPKTNDLIHLRTALWFRNNGGLDIFVTLDENQKRAAIDFGLQVFT, from the coding sequence ATGAATGAAACAAGAGTGTATATTGACACCTCGGCTTATTTTGCGATGCTAGTTGGGGAAAGGCGCGGCGTCGAAATCAAATCCTTTTTGATTGGCAAGGTTGTGTGTTCTAGTATCTTGCTGCTTTTGGAAGCAGAAAGAAATTTAGTGCGGTTAAGCCGAGAAAAAAAACTTCGTCCTGATGAATATGCAAATTCTATGGTACAGCTTAAGGAAGATCGGGAACTTTTTTTACTTAAAGACGTGAGTGTAGAGCTTTGTTTGACCAACCTTTTTCCACCTGTTCAAATTCCTAAAACCAATGACCTCATCCATCTACGAACTGCGCTCTGGTTTCGAAATAACGGAGGATTAGATATCTTTGTCACCTTAGATGAAAACCAAAAGAGAGCAGCTATTGATTTTGGCCTACAAGTTTTTACGTGA
- a CDS encoding YihY/virulence factor BrkB family protein, with protein sequence MGKTPNLFITLGGFLKKVGQKFLSDDGFTLSAALSFYAIFSLVPLTLIIISVFGHYLGQSDALFNQIIVWIGETLPNLQPEFVEFLKSLVSKKFTRGWIGLIALIFIASLLFSNIEHALEKIFSSHKKRNFWHSTLFSIGLTFLTCILFFVPTFGAFIVKMVEGFGVQIPVQTIFQGKPFFLFSHFFLFVMALWIIPRTKIHWRSKLIGAAIFSLMSLLAREVFKIYVVVSFDRFHFIYGSLALLVLLILWIYYLAMLFLSCAELVSVLERKQLLTKST encoded by the coding sequence ATGGGCAAGACACCCAATCTATTCATCACTCTTGGGGGCTTTTTAAAAAAAGTAGGGCAGAAGTTTTTGAGCGATGATGGCTTTACCCTCAGCGCGGCGCTTTCGTTTTATGCGATTTTTTCTTTGGTTCCTTTAACGCTTATTATCATTTCGGTGTTTGGGCATTATTTGGGGCAATCGGATGCCTTGTTTAATCAGATCATTGTGTGGATTGGGGAGACTTTGCCCAATTTACAGCCCGAGTTTGTGGAATTTCTTAAAAGCCTGGTGAGTAAGAAATTTACGCGTGGGTGGATTGGTTTAATAGCGCTTATTTTTATTGCCTCGTTACTTTTTAGCAACATCGAGCATGCCTTAGAAAAAATATTTTCCTCTCACAAAAAGCGCAATTTTTGGCATTCAACACTCTTTTCGATTGGGCTAACTTTTTTAACCTGCATTTTATTTTTTGTTCCAACCTTTGGGGCCTTTATTGTTAAAATGGTCGAAGGTTTTGGGGTGCAAATCCCGGTGCAAACTATTTTTCAAGGGAAGCCCTTCTTTTTATTTTCTCACTTTTTTCTATTTGTGATGGCCCTTTGGATCATCCCTCGCACCAAAATTCATTGGCGGTCTAAACTCATAGGCGCTGCGATTTTTAGCTTGATGAGTCTATTAGCCAGAGAGGTTTTTAAAATTTATGTGGTGGTGAGCTTTGACCGCTTTCATTTCATTTATGGCTCGTTGGCGTTACTTGTTTTACTCATCTTGTGGATTTATTATTTAGCTATGCTTTTTTTATCGTGTGCTGAGTTGGTGAGTGTGTTGGAGAGGAAACAGCTCTTGACAAAAAGTACTTAA
- a CDS encoding type II toxin-antitoxin system VapC family toxin, whose amino-acid sequence MATYYFDTSVLVKRYISESGSVEVDRLFREGSIFTSVLTYAEIFSTFYRLHREGFLDAKQLKTQVLAFERDWQAIHVLELTFDVLTLIPELFKRYALRGADGVHLATALFLEEKEIEMKFIASDLRLIQAAKQSGLRIINPTV is encoded by the coding sequence ATGGCTACCTATTATTTTGATACGAGTGTTTTGGTGAAGCGTTATATTAGTGAAAGTGGTTCTGTAGAAGTCGATCGGCTTTTTCGGGAGGGTTCTATTTTTACTTCGGTGCTTACCTACGCTGAGATTTTTTCTACTTTTTATCGACTCCATCGCGAAGGATTCCTCGATGCCAAGCAGTTAAAGACTCAGGTTTTGGCTTTTGAAAGGGATTGGCAAGCCATCCACGTTTTAGAATTAACTTTTGATGTATTAACTTTAATACCGGAACTTTTTAAGAGGTATGCTCTGCGGGGTGCTGATGGGGTTCATCTTGCAACAGCACTTTTTTTAGAAGAGAAAGAAATTGAAATGAAATTTATTGCCTCGGATTTAAGACTTATTCAAGCTGCAAAACAAAGTGGTTTGCGAATTATTAATCCTACGGTATAA
- a CDS encoding type II toxin-antitoxin system prevent-host-death family antitoxin, which produces MRQVGTAHLKNQLSAYLQKVRQGEHFVVTDHGKPIAQLLPFNKKASPLSLEEKLAHLAALGVLKLAKPRQAKKKHSKIKLGGDIASRYVIEDRE; this is translated from the coding sequence ATGAGACAGGTTGGTACGGCACATCTTAAAAATCAATTAAGTGCTTATTTGCAGAAAGTAAGGCAAGGCGAACATTTTGTAGTGACCGATCATGGCAAACCCATTGCCCAATTGCTGCCTTTCAATAAAAAAGCCTCCCCCTTAAGTTTAGAAGAAAAGCTGGCCCATTTGGCAGCTTTGGGTGTTCTCAAACTTGCTAAACCTCGCCAGGCGAAGAAAAAGCACTCCAAAATAAAATTAGGGGGAGATATCGCTTCTCGTTATGTCATTGAGGATCGGGAGTAA
- the der gene encoding ribosome biogenesis GTPase Der, translated as MSFPNNPLKVVIVGRPNVGKSTLFNRIIGRRQAIVDDWEGVTRDRQYGTTEWNGRGFMLVDTGGYDPMGERLAKAVAEQIRAALAEASLVLFVVDGKIGLTNRELEFAKVLRKTGKPILLVVNKIDHEGLETQMQEFFKLGFDQVYPVAAESGRGIGDLLDALVLKLPEQANQAQTAADIKIALIGRPNVGKSTLLNQMIGEERAVVFDEPGTTRDPLSIFLESGSRLYELVDTAGIRRRKQTEGKVEKVSVLKALGMIEKSHVILILVDATKPIESQDLKVMNYAYKQGRGMAILLNKWDLASKAKLAVLEKEFHDTYETLDFVPMLAISAKTGLNVNKIFPMVEKIFTNMNRRIPTGQLNKFFEAIIETHPHPTKSGLTINLKYMTQVAVRPPQFIVFCNHPNKILTSYIRFLENRLREAWDFTGAPLRINFQKS; from the coding sequence ATGTCCTTTCCTAATAATCCTTTAAAAGTTGTGATCGTGGGTAGGCCCAATGTGGGCAAGTCGACCCTATTCAATCGCATTATTGGTCGCAGGCAGGCCATTGTAGATGATTGGGAGGGGGTGACACGTGATCGCCAATATGGAACCACCGAGTGGAATGGGCGTGGCTTTATGTTGGTAGACACGGGTGGTTATGACCCTATGGGGGAAAGACTTGCCAAAGCAGTGGCCGAGCAAATTCGCGCGGCTTTGGCCGAGGCCAGCCTTGTTCTTTTTGTAGTGGATGGGAAAATAGGCCTTACTAATCGTGAGTTAGAATTTGCCAAGGTGTTACGCAAAACCGGCAAACCTATTTTGTTGGTAGTGAATAAAATCGACCACGAAGGTTTAGAAACTCAAATGCAAGAATTTTTTAAATTGGGTTTTGATCAAGTTTATCCGGTGGCTGCTGAGTCGGGTAGAGGGATAGGGGATTTGCTCGATGCGTTGGTTCTCAAACTGCCTGAACAAGCGAATCAAGCCCAAACAGCCGCTGATATTAAAATTGCGCTGATTGGTCGCCCCAATGTTGGGAAATCTACCCTGCTTAATCAAATGATCGGTGAAGAACGGGCGGTAGTCTTTGATGAACCTGGCACCACCCGAGATCCGCTATCGATTTTCTTAGAATCAGGGAGCAGGCTTTATGAATTGGTCGATACGGCAGGGATTCGGCGAAGAAAACAAACCGAAGGCAAAGTAGAAAAGGTGTCGGTTTTAAAAGCGTTGGGGATGATTGAGAAGAGCCATGTGATTTTGATTTTAGTCGATGCCACCAAACCCATTGAATCTCAAGATCTCAAGGTGATGAACTATGCTTATAAGCAAGGGCGGGGGATGGCGATTCTTTTAAATAAATGGGATTTGGCTTCCAAAGCAAAATTGGCAGTTCTTGAAAAGGAATTTCATGATACCTATGAAACACTCGATTTTGTGCCTATGCTCGCCATTAGTGCGAAGACGGGGTTGAATGTAAATAAAATTTTCCCCATGGTAGAGAAAATTTTTACCAACATGAATCGTCGCATTCCTACCGGGCAACTCAATAAGTTTTTTGAAGCCATTATTGAAACCCATCCGCATCCCACCAAGAGTGGGTTGACCATTAATTTAAAATATATGACCCAAGTGGCGGTGCGGCCGCCGCAGTTCATCGTGTTTTGCAACCACCCCAATAAAATCTTAACCAGTTATATCCGATTTTTAGAAAATCGCCTCCGTGAAGCCTGGGATTTTACCGGCGCACCTTTGCGGATTAATTTTCAGAAGAGTTAA
- a CDS encoding FG-GAP repeat protein — translation MRGFRLFLFCLTGLLIGVGLGSLDAQNSTPIKDFVFQSKLSVEDGAAYDTFGFEIAINQNQLWVGAPRLGQGEAGLGSVYVFSYQDGAWVKTQKLVAMDGEASDYFGDSIFIHENIALVGAPKAKIGGAADQGAVYVFTYQQGAWSQTQKLIALDGAAGDRLGNFVFTDGHTIMIGSPLADVGGNTDQGAVYVFAYQQGAWSQTQKLTVLDGAAGDQLGSSVKIHSKTALISAFTADVEGRVDRGATYVFNENNGMWVQSQKLVAVDGLDGDRFGRVMQWDGTTALLSAYFADVGGNKKQGAVYLFTYQNGNWVQTQRLVAVDGAAGDLFGVRAMMKDNLILVSAPFADMNSNVNQGAVYVYSNQTGIWAQMQKITASDGNYNDRFGGGLALEGFNLLVGAYFADINGHQDQGAVYSMVMPVTQTPVLDPIGGGEDKPPAGSGETGGTGGIKGKSADSKEQVDEPPTSFQGSVGCALRVK, via the coding sequence GTGAGGGGTTTCAGGCTATTCTTATTTTGTTTAACCGGTCTCTTGATAGGGGTTGGGCTTGGGTCTTTAGATGCCCAAAATTCCACGCCTATAAAAGATTTTGTTTTTCAATCTAAATTGTCGGTTGAAGATGGTGCAGCATACGATACCTTTGGTTTTGAGATTGCAATAAATCAAAACCAGCTATGGGTGGGCGCGCCAAGATTAGGGCAGGGTGAAGCGGGGCTTGGTAGCGTGTATGTTTTTTCTTATCAAGACGGGGCTTGGGTTAAAACTCAGAAGTTAGTGGCTATGGATGGAGAGGCCAGTGATTATTTTGGGGATTCAATTTTTATTCATGAAAACATAGCGCTCGTGGGTGCGCCTAAGGCCAAAATAGGCGGGGCAGCGGATCAAGGTGCGGTTTATGTTTTTACTTATCAGCAAGGTGCCTGGTCACAGACTCAAAAATTAATTGCGTTGGATGGTGCAGCGGGGGACCGACTGGGGAATTTTGTTTTTACTGATGGTCATACGATCATGATTGGATCCCCTTTAGCGGATGTGGGGGGCAATACCGATCAGGGTGCTGTTTATGTTTTTGCTTACCAACAAGGTGCCTGGTCACAAACCCAAAAACTAACTGTTTTGGATGGTGCGGCTGGGGATCAATTGGGTAGTTCGGTTAAAATTCATTCTAAAACGGCGCTGATCAGTGCCTTTACGGCCGATGTTGAAGGGCGAGTGGATCGGGGCGCAACTTATGTGTTCAATGAAAATAATGGGATGTGGGTGCAATCTCAAAAACTGGTAGCGGTGGACGGGTTGGACGGAGATCGCTTTGGTCGGGTTATGCAATGGGATGGTACTACTGCTTTGCTGAGTGCTTATTTTGCTGACGTGGGGGGCAATAAAAAACAAGGAGCGGTTTATTTATTCACGTATCAAAATGGAAATTGGGTTCAAACCCAAAGGCTTGTTGCCGTCGATGGAGCAGCTGGTGATTTGTTTGGAGTGCGGGCGATGATGAAAGATAATCTTATTTTGGTGAGTGCTCCGTTTGCCGATATGAATAGCAATGTTAATCAAGGTGCGGTGTATGTTTATTCTAATCAAACAGGCATCTGGGCTCAAATGCAGAAAATAACCGCATCCGATGGGAATTATAATGATCGCTTTGGAGGTGGGCTTGCTTTGGAAGGATTCAACTTGTTGGTAGGTGCGTATTTTGCCGATATTAATGGCCATCAAGACCAAGGGGCGGTTTATAGTATGGTAATGCCTGTGACGCAAACCCCTGTATTGGATCCTATCGGTGGTGGGGAGGATAAACCTCCGGCTGGATCGGGGGAAACGGGTGGGACTGGTGGGATAAAAGGTAAAAGCGCTGATTCTAAAGAACAGGTTGATGAACCTCCGACTAGTTTTCAGGGGTCCGTCGGTTGTGCGTTGCGAGTCAAATAA
- a CDS encoding PIN domain-containing protein, with protein MKDKYILDSSIWIELERQSPNVTGQIKPFIEKNQVCLVDVIVAEVLRGVRTKQDFQILFAAFQNFRWLKTDWAKVAELGFKIAKKGHHPPLIDLYIALCTLENRRTLITQNKHFTHIAKIIPISLRYFAPSK; from the coding sequence ATGAAAGATAAATATATTCTGGATTCTTCGATCTGGATTGAACTAGAGCGGCAATCTCCCAACGTAACTGGACAAATAAAGCCCTTTATTGAAAAGAATCAGGTATGTTTGGTCGATGTCATTGTAGCAGAGGTCTTACGTGGCGTTCGAACAAAGCAAGACTTTCAAATTCTTTTCGCTGCATTTCAAAATTTTCGTTGGCTAAAAACCGACTGGGCAAAGGTGGCAGAACTGGGTTTTAAAATAGCTAAAAAAGGCCATCATCCCCCGCTGATCGATCTTTACATTGCACTTTGTACCCTTGAAAATCGTAGGACACTCATTACCCAAAACAAACATTTTACTCATATTGCTAAAATAATCCCCATTAGTCTTCGCTACTTTGCCCCAAGCAAATAA
- a CDS encoding peptide chain release factor 2 domain protein — protein sequence MIKDHRTDTEMGDTQRVLDGDLDPFIHAYLLGAK from the coding sequence ATGATTAAAGACCACCGCACCGATACGGAGATGGGTGATACCCAACGGGTGCTCGATGGCGACCTAGACCCCTTTATTCATGCTTATTTGCTTGGGGCAAAGTAG
- a CDS encoding type II toxin-antitoxin system PemK/MazF family toxin, translated as MQNFPQRGEIYLVRIPNKPKDSKERPALIVSMDVRNQYADDVIAIPLTTNLRAAPTHIRIKKGLGGLKQDSMAKCEQITTLDKSLLIRGPFAGKISESLLSDILKAILNALGAY; from the coding sequence ATGCAAAATTTTCCTCAGCGCGGTGAAATTTATTTAGTTCGTATTCCCAATAAACCTAAAGATAGTAAAGAACGGCCAGCTCTGATTGTGTCGATGGACGTACGCAATCAATACGCTGATGATGTGATTGCCATTCCCTTAACCACCAACCTTCGTGCTGCCCCCACTCATATCAGAATAAAAAAGGGTTTAGGGGGGCTTAAACAGGATTCCATGGCCAAATGTGAGCAAATCACAACTTTGGATAAATCATTGCTCATCCGTGGTCCTTTTGCTGGGAAAATTTCAGAAAGCCTATTAAGTGATATATTGAAAGCTATTCTTAATGCTTTGGGGGCCTATTAA
- a CDS encoding ribbon-helix-helix protein, CopG family, giving the protein MHNSINKRFYKEKVTLTLDSAVLNKIDRWSKKLDTRSRSAAIEQLLIESLADREKRLLEEETKNYYLTCSEEEKSEAKNWAKLSSQQVSKRFS; this is encoded by the coding sequence ATGCATAATTCAATAAATAAGCGATTTTATAAGGAGAAAGTTACCCTCACCTTAGATTCTGCAGTGCTGAATAAGATTGATCGCTGGTCTAAAAAACTTGATACTAGGTCGCGTAGTGCTGCCATTGAACAATTATTGATAGAATCTTTGGCTGATAGAGAAAAACGTCTATTAGAAGAAGAAACTAAAAATTATTATTTAACCTGTTCTGAAGAGGAAAAAAGCGAGGCAAAAAATTGGGCAAAACTTTCTAGCCAGCAAGTCTCGAAACGGTTTTCATAA
- the prfB gene encoding peptide chain release factor 2 has protein sequence MTRIQELDRLSASPDFWNDSQKAKLLTQELDTCKQTVQTVEAIQASLEEGKVYLELIPEDPNLALELEQKLDQIEKKLGTAKLQVMLNKPEDHLGAVVSIHAGAGGTESCDWVSILLRMYLRWCADHGYKTEVTDYTDGDGAGYRSVTFTVEGKYAYGYLKAEVGIHRLVRISPFDANKRRHTSFAAFDVDPLVDDTIEVVINSVDIRIDTYRAGGKGGQNVQKNDTAVRMTHIPSGIVVQCQNERSQAQNKQSAYKILRSRLYALEIEKRNLARDAKEATKSDNAWGSQIRSYVLQPYRMIKDHRTDTEMGDTQRVLDGDLDPFIQAYLLGQKA, from the coding sequence ATCACGCGTATTCAAGAACTCGATCGTTTAAGCGCCTCACCCGATTTTTGGAACGATTCTCAAAAAGCCAAACTTTTAACCCAAGAGCTAGACACTTGTAAGCAAACCGTGCAAACGGTTGAAGCGATTCAAGCCAGTTTAGAAGAGGGGAAGGTTTATCTAGAACTCATTCCAGAAGACCCCAATCTTGCCCTCGAGCTTGAGCAAAAGCTTGATCAAATCGAAAAAAAACTTGGCACTGCAAAATTGCAAGTCATGCTTAATAAACCCGAAGACCATCTAGGGGCGGTGGTTTCTATTCATGCGGGCGCCGGGGGAACGGAATCTTGTGATTGGGTGTCGATTTTGCTGCGCATGTATTTGCGTTGGTGTGCTGACCACGGTTACAAAACCGAAGTGACCGATTATACCGATGGCGATGGGGCAGGCTATCGCAGTGTGACTTTTACGGTAGAAGGTAAATATGCCTACGGGTATTTAAAGGCCGAAGTGGGCATTCATCGCCTGGTGCGTATTTCTCCTTTTGATGCTAACAAACGTCGCCATACTTCCTTTGCGGCCTTTGACGTGGATCCCTTGGTCGACGATACCATTGAAGTTGTCATCAATTCGGTTGATATTCGCATTGATACTTATCGCGCCGGTGGCAAGGGTGGTCAAAACGTGCAAAAAAATGATACCGCGGTGCGCATGACCCATATTCCCTCTGGCATTGTGGTGCAGTGCCAAAATGAGCGCAGCCAAGCCCAAAATAAACAGTCGGCCTACAAAATTTTGCGTTCTAGACTTTACGCCTTAGAAATAGAAAAACGCAATCTTGCTCGCGATGCCAAAGAGGCAACTAAATCGGATAATGCCTGGGGTTCACAAATCCGTTCTTATGTTTTGCAACCTTATCGTATGATTAAAGACCACCGCACCGATACCGAAATGGGCGATACCCAGCGGGTGCTCGATGGCGACCTAGACCCCTTTATTCAAGCCTATTTGCTTGGGCAAAAGGCTTGA